The region TCACCCTTTGCAAAAGGAGAATCCTCTCTACTTCCTAAGAGCTGATTTGTTTTTGTCTCTCTATTAGCTCTTACTAGCAATAATACTTTTCCTTTTTGCAGATCATCTGCATAAGGTCCTGCTTCTGTAAGTGGGACACCTAAGTTAATTAAACGCTTTTCTACTCTTGCTTTATCTTTCTGAGTCTCTTTAGGGTGATCTGGTGAAAACATATGTTTAATTTTATCCATAATCGACTCATCTTGATGATCTTGTGCTGTGGTTTCAACCTTCTTTACGTCAATTCCCTCTTTGCTTTCTACTCCCGAATAGTCCTCTTTATCGATATCTTTGCTGGTTACCAGAGAAAGGTCCTTCTCTTGAAAACCTTGTGTTTTTAAGTTTTGAATAGCTGTTACAATAGCTTCTTCATTATCATACGTGCCTATCACATTTTTTGTCATGAGTAGTTCCTCCTTCTAGTATATAAAATGGTTTATATCAATTAATTCGTTTATGGTACTTGTAATACCCTGGCATCTTTTTCTAAAACATTCAAAAAATTAGACAATCATTGTTTAAATAAATAGCCCTTACGGAAACGACAATACCAGAAGTTCGCAAAGTATTAAAAAGCAAGTAGACGAAGCTATTGAGCTTCATGAAAAGATCACTCAATATATGATTGATCATGAAATGTATCATGCCTATGATATTGAAGAGCAAGTAAATCATGATTTAAAAAAGGTAGATAAAGCATTAGATTTAGCCAAAGGTTAAAAAACCTATCCCATTACTGGGAAAGGTTTTTAAATAGAAGATTTAATTGAATAAATCAAGATTAATTATTGTTTTGTTTATATTCTGCATCAAAAGAGTTTTCACCGGCATGAACCGATAGCAAGGTATCAGCATAGCCAACTAGCCTGTTGACCAGCTCATCTGCAATCGCATAAACAAGAGGATGGATTTCTGCTCTAAATAGTGCTGGATCATCTAAGATAACTGTGGTGTTAATAAACACATCTCTATTTCCATAAAGGTTATAATGAATCATTGCTTTTCCTGCAGCTCCTCCTGTTCTTGGATCTTCATAACCTGGAAGAAACACGTACCATTCTTCTGCTGTAGCAGACCGGAAGTTTTTCGTAAAGGTCATTCCATTGATAACCTTTTCAATCTGCTTTTTTTGCTCCAAATGAGTTGCATCTACAATTTTCTTCTTCATAAAGCACTCCTCATAAAATTAGCAAAATTCTTTGTCAGCAGGTGTAGCCTCTACAGCGATTTGATAAGCATCTAAAATGGAGTCACGTTCCTCAGGATCGGTCAATCCAACAAGATATTGTTCACCCTTATCATCTTCAACGCGCATTAACAGCGCTTCCCCGTTCGATTGCAACAAAGCATAAGTCTGATTTCTCATATCAAATAAAGCCTCAACTACATATTGTTTTTCAATACCTCTTTCATCTTCAATGGTTATAAAGTCTCTTTCCCTACTACTCACTTTTCGTTCACCTCCACTAAAAACCTTCCCGGTTACTTTACCCGTTCTTCTCTGCTTCTATAATCGTACAAAATGAGATTCAATAGCGAAGGAGAGTATTCAGTTTGGTTAAGGATATATCTAAAGAGAGACCTCTTATAAATTATTTCCTTTTCTTATTGATAACACTGATTACATAAAGTAACTTTTTTAAAAGAGCTGAAAATAGTTATTTATTCGTCTATTCAAAAGTGAAACTGTAAGAAATGATTAAAAAAATGTTTTTATAATATTGTGTTGTGAATTACATTCATGGCAATAACAATTAATTTCTAAAGCATCTTCTGTGAGG is a window of Priestia aryabhattai DNA encoding:
- a CDS encoding DUF1292 domain-containing protein codes for the protein MSSRERDFITIEDERGIEKQYVVEALFDMRNQTYALLQSNGEALLMRVEDDKGEQYLVGLTDPEERDSILDAYQIAVEATPADKEFC
- a CDS encoding general stress protein, translated to MTKNVIGTYDNEEAIVTAIQNLKTQGFQEKDLSLVTSKDIDKEDYSGVESKEGIDVKKVETTAQDHQDESIMDKIKHMFSPDHPKETQKDKARVEKRLINLGVPLTEAGPYADDLQKGKVLLLVRANRETKTNQLLGSREDSPFAKGDSVYDKSLYGEHREHE